The following nucleotide sequence is from Sulfuricaulis sp..
ATCCGAGACAAAGCAGGGAGATCCACGCATAAGCAAAACGCTTGAGCGCCAGCACCCAGGTAATCGGGCCGCCATCCTTCGTAACCAGCTTCAGGCGCCAGGTGCGCAACCCGAGTGTTTGGCCGCCACGCACCCAGAAGCCGGCGTAGTAAAGGAAAAAAATTGCCAGCAGATAAATTTGATAGGCGGTTTTCAGGATCAGGCCGGGTTTGTCGCCAGCGGTGAGCCAAACGTAGGGATAGCTCAGCATCATAAGCAGGGCGAGCAGCAGCAGAGAGTCATAAAACATGGCGCCGAGGCGGCGCAGCAAGCCGGGAGGAGGCAGGGCTGGGGTCATGGCGTATTCTATTCAGAAATTTTCTGCTACGACTGTTTAAAAAACATCCAATCCAGCAAACGTACGCTACGTCAGCCGGTTGCGGCTGTTCTGTGACAATTGCACACAGGCTTATGCACAAAATCTGTGAGTAGTTTCACGGCCATCCCCTGATTTCTTGCGTCCATCTGCGTGTACAAAAAGCATTCCCGGCAGCGCTGTCCGACTCTATACGGAAGCAGTGCGATAGGATAATCTTGCAAGCCATTGATGGGCGAAGGAACGAAACATTGTATGCAGTTCTCCCGCATATCCCCAGGAAATTCATTCTAAGTGTCGGCCAACATCCTTTCACTGAATCTGGTTGAACTCGGGCATTTCTGCGCCTACCTCGCCATGCTGGTGGCGCTGGTGCAGGGGCTCGCGCCCATGGTGGCGCATTACTTGAAACAACCGCGCGTGGCGCAACTGAGCGTCAACGGCAGCGTGGCGGTGTTCGCGCTGACCACTCTCGGGGGCCTGAGCCTGATACATGCCTTCGTCACCAGCAATTTCTCGGTGCAATACGTCGCGCAGCATTCCAACTCGCTACTGCCAATCTTTTATAAGGTCGCGGCGCTGTGGGGCGGTCACGAGGGCTCGCTGTACCTGTGGGTGTGGGTGCTGACCTTATATACGATGGTCGTCGGGCTGCACGGGCGCAAGCAGTACCCGGAGCACCTGCCGGTCATCCTCGCGGTGCAGGGCTGGTTGATCGTCGGCTTCTTCGGCCTGATCCTGTTCCTGTCGAACCCGTTCGAGCGCCTGTTCCCGATTCCTGCTGATGGGCACGACCTCAATCCGCTGTTGCAGGACCCTGGCATGGTATTCCATCCGCCCATGCTGTACTTGGGATACGTCGGCTTTTCGGTGCCGTTCGCCTTCGCCATGACGGCGCTGATCACGCGCTGGCGCAGTGAGCTGTGGATCGGGCTGATACGGCGCTGGGCGCTGATCGCCTGGGGCTTCCTGACCACGGGCGTCATGCTCGGCGGCTGGTGGGCCTATTACGAGCTCGGTTGGGGTGGTTACTGGGCCTGGGACCCGGTGGAGAACGCCTCGTTCATGCCGTGGCTGCTCGGCACCGCGCTGGTGCATTCCATCACGGTGCAGGACCGCCGACGCATGCTGCACGCGTGGAATATTTTTCTGGTCATCTCGACGTTCGCGCTTTCTCTGTTAGGTACCTTCCTGGTGCGCTCGGGCGTGCTCTCGTCGGTGCACGCGTTTGCCGTTGATCCCGGACGCGGCGCTTATATTCTTGTGTTCATGACCGTCGTGCTGACAGTGTCTTTCGGCATTTTCATGCTGCGTGGCCGTTACCAGCAGGCCGAGGAGTCCATCACGTCGCTGATGTCGCGCGAGTCGCTGTTTGTCTGGAACAACGTGCTGTTCACCGTGGCCTGCGCCAGCGTGTTGCTCGGGACGCTGTATCCGCTGGCGCTGGACACCTTCACCGGCCAGAAGATCACCGTGGGCGCGCCGTATTTCAATATCGTCATGGTGCCGATATTCCTTGTTATCGTTTTGCTCATGGCCGTGGGACCGCTGGTGCCGTGGCGCAAGGCCAATCTCGAACGTTTGCGCATGCGCCTGTTGTGGCCGCTCGTCATCGCTATGGCTACGGCGCTAAGCGTGATTGTTTTTCTGCCCGCGTCGCACTGGACCGCGCCGGCGGCCACGGGGGTCGCCATTTTTGCCCTGATGAATCTGATCACTGAATTCGCCCGTGCTATCCGCCAGCGCCGCATACAATTGAAAGAACCGTTGCCCCGGGCGTGCGTAAAAACTGTACTCGGTAACCGGCGGCATTATGGCGGCATGATCGTGCACTTCGGGATCGTCATTATCGCTCTTGGATTGGTCGGCTCAGGCCTGTTCCGTTCCGAGGCCTCGGTCAACATGGTCCCCGGGGATGTGGTGGAGGTCGCCGGGGAGCGCCTGCGTTTTGATGGGGTAAGCCCGCAGCGTGGCCAGAATTACAACGCCATGCAGGGCCGCCTGACGCTGCTGAATAGCGGGCGTGAGGTGCGCCCGGAGCGGCGCCAGTACATGCGCCAGGAAATGCCCATGACCGAGTCTGGTATCGATTCCACATTGCTGCGTGACGTCTATGTGGCCATGGCCGATTCCACCGGCGGGGACCGGTGGGCGGTGCATGTTTACGTCAATCCCCTGGTGCAGCTCATCTGGATCGGCGGCCTCATTATCCTGTCAGGATTGTTCCTGTCGCTCAGCACGCGCCGACGCGCCGGCAGCGGCGAAACAACCGCTACCAAATAAATTCATGCGCCGCCTGATCCCGTTAATTCTCTTTCTCGCTGCCATGCAGTTATGGGCCGCGCCGGTTACGGAAGACCCGCTGGAGCGGCAAATGCTCGATATCGCCAAGGACCTGCGCTGCGCGGTGTGCCAGAACCAGCCGATCTCGGAATCCAATGCCGATCTGGCGCAGGATATGCGCAAGATTGTGCGTGAGCAGATCCAGGCCGGTAAATCTCGCGAGGAGATCATGAACTATTTTGTCGAGCGCTATGGTGATTACGTGCTGCTGAATCCGCCCACACGCGGGCCGGGAGCGATCGTCTGGCTGGCGCCGCTGGCATTGCTGCTGGTGGTGGGTGTTTCCGGATTTGTATTTTTGCGCAACCGGCTCAAACCCATGTTGCCCTCGGTGCCAAAACTTTCCAAAGAAGACGCCGCGCTGGTGCGCGCCGCGCGCAAGCAAAGTAACTCATGATCTGGCTCGCCATCGTTGCCCTGTTGATCGCGGCTGCCACGGCCTGGTATCTGGCGCGACCTCTCTCGCGCACCCTGGTGACGGATGATCGTGAACGGCGGCACCAGTTACAGCAATTGCGTGACCGGCTGTTGGTGCAGTTGAATGAGCTGGATGTCGAGGAGGGCGACAGGAATATCGATCCCACCGTCCTCACCAGTGAGCGTGAACGCCTCGAAGCGGAGCTGGCAGCCGTCTTGCGTGAACTGGAAGCACCGAAAGAAAAAAAGAAAAAGAAAAAAGCTGTGACGGAATCACGCCGCGGGTGGGTCGTGGCGCTGGTCCTGTTCGGCGTCGTTCTGCCGCTGACCGCGGCCGGTCTTTATGCGCTGTACCAGCGCCCGAT
It contains:
- a CDS encoding RDD family protein, producing MTPALPPPGLLRRLGAMFYDSLLLLALLMMLSYPYVWLTAGDKPGLILKTAYQIYLLAIFFLYYAGFWVRGGQTLGLRTWRLKLVTKDGGPITWVLALKRFAYAWISLLCLGLGFLWVMYDRNRLAWHDRWSGTQLIQLPKQPDKNVQT
- a CDS encoding heme lyase CcmF/NrfE family subunit gives rise to the protein MSANILSLNLVELGHFCAYLAMLVALVQGLAPMVAHYLKQPRVAQLSVNGSVAVFALTTLGGLSLIHAFVTSNFSVQYVAQHSNSLLPIFYKVAALWGGHEGSLYLWVWVLTLYTMVVGLHGRKQYPEHLPVILAVQGWLIVGFFGLILFLSNPFERLFPIPADGHDLNPLLQDPGMVFHPPMLYLGYVGFSVPFAFAMTALITRWRSELWIGLIRRWALIAWGFLTTGVMLGGWWAYYELGWGGYWAWDPVENASFMPWLLGTALVHSITVQDRRRMLHAWNIFLVISTFALSLLGTFLVRSGVLSSVHAFAVDPGRGAYILVFMTVVLTVSFGIFMLRGRYQQAEESITSLMSRESLFVWNNVLFTVACASVLLGTLYPLALDTFTGQKITVGAPYFNIVMVPIFLVIVLLMAVGPLVPWRKANLERLRMRLLWPLVIAMATALSVIVFLPASHWTAPAATGVAIFALMNLITEFARAIRQRRIQLKEPLPRACVKTVLGNRRHYGGMIVHFGIVIIALGLVGSGLFRSEASVNMVPGDVVEVAGERLRFDGVSPQRGQNYNAMQGRLTLLNSGREVRPERRQYMRQEMPMTESGIDSTLLRDVYVAMADSTGGDRWAVHVYVNPLVQLIWIGGLIILSGLFLSLSTRRRAGSGETTATK
- a CDS encoding cytochrome c-type biogenesis protein, whose protein sequence is MRRLIPLILFLAAMQLWAAPVTEDPLERQMLDIAKDLRCAVCQNQPISESNADLAQDMRKIVREQIQAGKSREEIMNYFVERYGDYVLLNPPTRGPGAIVWLAPLALLLVVGVSGFVFLRNRLKPMLPSVPKLSKEDAALVRAARKQSNS